The DNA sequence ATGCTTCGTGATATTTGCCATCTTTTTTAATAAATAATTGATGACTTGGTCGGCAACGCCGTCAAAAACTAGCCCCTTACCGTTTGATTTTTCAAGCTTTTTCAAATATGTCAAAAGTTCAATCATAGTACCGCTTAGCGGAAGTATAAAATCTTGACGGCTTTTTTCGGTTTTTAATTCGCCCTTCATTCTTGACTTATCAAACTTTACGAGCTTTTTATCCCAATCGATATCCTCCCACCGTAACCCAAAAATATTCATACTACGCAAAGCAGTCTCAAGGCCAAAAAGAACTAAAATTCTTTTCTTTAGGCCTATTTTAAGCGTTAAACAAATATTTTCGAGAAATTTTTTCAAATCTTGCGGATTAACTATTTTTGGGTGATGTTCGGTATTTTTCTTGTTTGGTACCTCGTAATCGTTGTTGAATTTGTAGGTTTCAAGGACGTTTTCGGCGATCCAATTATTTTTTTTCGCAAATTTAAGGACGTTGTCGATGACATAAAAGAGCTTCACATTAGTTGCAGGAATATGCTCGCAGACGTTAAAAATTTGAAGTTTAAGATCGCTTACGGAAATATCGGAGATATCCATATCCGCGAGACTCGTGTTTAGGATATGTTTATTTGTTCGAACTTTATAACTATGGATAGTTTTGTCTTTAAACCTAAGCGGGTTTTTCTTTATAAACTCCGCCCAAACCTCTCTAAAGGTTCGAGCGTTTCGCGGTTCTTCCTCTTGGTTGACATAGCTAGCGCCTTTTTTAAACGCAGCTTCAAAGGTTATATACGGTATTTCCCCGATTTTCACGAACACGGCTTTTCCGTTTTGCGGAGAGTAAAAGCGAATAACTTTCTTGCCTTTTGGGGAGACTTCCAATTTAAATTTTGGATAGCCGGGGATTGAATAACGGACGGTGTAGTTTTTACCGCCCGTATCTTGCCTTAAAATCCACTCATCGACTTGTTTAAAAGTCATAATAGAGTTTTTTGTTTTTGCCATAGCAAACATCCTTAAAAAAAGATATAGGTTTTCGCCTATTCAGATTAATTATAAGATGTTGACTAGCTATACAAATCTATACAAAAATAACCGTAAAAAGAGGTATTTTCACCCAATGCGATAATTATCGGATTAGATGTATTGACATTACCTTTTTTATTTGTTATATGCGTCTATTAGGGAATTTCGTCAGGCTTTTTAAACTTGAGATTTCGGGATAAATGGTGCCCGAGGTCGGATTAATACGTAAGCATAAAAGCACTCAAAATACGCATTTATATTCTTAAGGTTTGCTTTACTCCGTTTTAACTCCGTAAAAAAATTTGGTCTAATTTTGATAAAATCGTGTATCGAACCGTAACAAAAATCATTAAATTTAAAAAAATTCTATGTCGCTAACCCATGTTTTATTTATGGTGTGTGTGATTTTTTTGATGATACCTCTTTTTTTTTTGCCTTCGATTTGCAAATTTAAATCCCCGCCTGCAAAAAACGGCACGCCCATACATCTTACATTGCCCTTAAAAACGCTATTTTGTTTGCCTTGTAGATAGCTTTTTGCGATTTTGAGCGCCTCGGCCTCGTTATCTGCTGAAAAAATCTGCCTTTTTAGCACCGGCGCTCCACTGCCGGCTATAGTTACTTTATCTTGCCCCGCCTTAGTATCTCGCCACGTAACCTCGCATGAGGCGTAATTGGGGATTTCGGTTTGCTCAAAATTTAGCTCCAAATACTCATCCTCGTTAAGGCTATATTCCACGCGATCCGCAACTTTGTCTCTGTCGATAAAAATCATCGTTTTGTTTTTGATACTAAAGGTTAAATCTAGGTCATTTGCTATCTTTTCGCAAAACGCGGCGTCGCTCATGTCGTGCTGCTCAAGCTCTACGACTTCGTTTGAACGATCAAAATTTATCTTAGTGTTTAGTCCGTGCTCTTTGGCGATATTTTCGATGATTTGCTTATAACTGAACTTGATGTGCGATCTGCTTTTGCGATCTTTTAATGAGCTCATAAAATTGGCCGAAATAGCCTCTATATCGTAAATTCTTTTATATTTTGTCTTAATGGTGGCAATAATGAAGTGCCCTAAAAAGAAGCCATCGATATAAATCTCGATGCTATCTTTAAAGCGCGGTGCGGGGCTGCCGTATCCTAGCGTAATATTAAGCTTGTCGGTGTCTTTGCCTTCATTGTCGGT is a window from the Campylobacter massiliensis genome containing:
- a CDS encoding tyrosine-type recombinase/integrase, whose translation is MAKTKNSIMTFKQVDEWILRQDTGGKNYTVRYSIPGYPKFKLEVSPKGKKVIRFYSPQNGKAVFVKIGEIPYITFEAAFKKGASYVNQEEEPRNARTFREVWAEFIKKNPLRFKDKTIHSYKVRTNKHILNTSLADMDISDISVSDLKLQIFNVCEHIPATNVKLFYVIDNVLKFAKKNNWIAENVLETYKFNNDYEVPNKKNTEHHPKIVNPQDLKKFLENICLTLKIGLKKRILVLFGLETALRSMNIFGLRWEDIDWDKKLVKFDKSRMKGELKTEKSRQDFILPLSGTMIELLTYLKKLEKSNGKGLVFDGVADQVINYLLKKMANITKHGLRGSFKTFAMKQMVNHGIPNYIIEMYMSHIPSMNDVEAAYTDLRYDDIEIQDMLRELAEWWDRYLLSLFNFKEVLLGVECNDD
- a CDS encoding phage late control D family protein; the protein is MPSSVYLSPKVQIFYNGVDKTSAMDWINISITDNEGKDTDKLNITLGYGSPAPRFKDSIEIYIDGFFLGHFIIATIKTKYKRIYDIEAISANFMSSLKDRKSRSHIKFSYKQIIENIAKEHGLNTKINFDRSNEVVELEQHDMSDAAFCEKIANDLDLTFSIKNKTMIFIDRDKVADRVEYSLNEDEYLELNFEQTEIPNYASCEVTWRDTKAGQDKVTIAGSGAPVLKRQIFSADNEAEALKIAKSYLQGKQNSVFKGNVRCMGVPFFAGGDLNLQIEGKKKRGIIKKITHTINKTWVSDIEFF